CCACGTCCCCGTCGCGTCCAACGCACCCCAACCGCGCGGTAAGTCCCCCACATACCGCCAATCAAGGCGCAGCGGATCCTTACGCAGCTCGGCCGTCAAGGGCGCGAGGCCTCCAGTGCCTTGAAGGGTTAACCCCGCCTCTCCCCCCTCCAGGCGCACCCCGCCCCAGCCCGCGATCTCCAGGTCCATGCGTCCCTGGTACGCCGCCCCGAACTGCAACCAACCCTCCGCGGTGCCGTACGGTCCCGCAAGGTTCGCCTGCAGGGTAGGGGCCCCATCCAGCCCTAGCTCGAGCGTACCGCGCCACGCCCCGTACCCTTCCAGGCGTGCGTGCCCCTGATCGAGGTCCACCGTGCCAGCCACCCCACCCCCTGGAAGGGCCAGGCTCAGCTGCAGCGCTCCGGAAAAGCCCACACCGGGCTGCCAAGCCACCCCGCCGCGCACCTCGGGATCTGGAAGGTCAAGGGTTAAGTTCACCCCCTCAGCGTCCGCGCTGAACCGCACTGCTCCCCTGCGAACGGTGCCGGAAAGCTCGAGACGTGTGGGCTGCAGGCGCGCTTCTCCCTTAAGCGCGAGCCCCGGCCCACGAACCTCGAGCGGTAGAACGAAGGTTTCCCACGCGCCCTCACCACGGGCCTCCAGCACGAGCGGAGCACCCACGAAAGGCGCCAGATCCCAATCGTCCGCCGTGACCGTGAGGCTGCCCCGATCCAGCCGCGCCGTAACGCCCTCTCCTTCGAGGCGGCCCCAAAAGCCGTGGTCGTACCCAAAGGTCAGCACTAGCACCGCGCCTTGCCCCTCGAGGCGTCCCGTACCTTCCACCCGTGGAGCGTTCAAGCTTCCGGACGCCGCGGCTTCCAGCGCCAGCCGACGCCCTCCCCACCCCCCCGCGTAGGTCAGGTACCCCTCGAGGCTCAGGTCCGACCGCACACCGAGCTGGAGCTGAGCACCACGAAGGGTGCCTTCGGCTCGGAGACGCTCTCCCAGCCCCTGGAGCATAAGCGCGGTGTCCGGCCCTTCCAGCTCCGCTTCGCCGCTGAACCGCCCGTTATAGGTTAAATCCCCGTTGAAGCGCAGCGCGCCCGCCCCCGGCACCTCCACGGTCCCTAACCCGCGGACCTCGAGGGCCGCAAGGCGCGGCGCGCCGCGCGCGGTGATCTGGACGGGGCCGGACCAGGTCAGGCGCCACGCCGTTCCCTCTCCGCTCAGCCGGAGGGGACCCGCCTGCTTGAGGTAGGCGTGGCTCACGAGGTAGCCCGAGCCTTCATAACGCAGCCCCGTGCCGCTGAACTGCAGCAACCCGCTGAACAGCGGGGCGGTGTAGCGCACCTCTCCCTGGTAACGAGCGGTGTCCCACGCGCCTTGAGCGGAGAGCTGCACCCCCCGCCCTTGGGCGGTGAGGTGGACCGTCACGCCGCGCATCTCGGCCGAAGCCTGCACCCCATACCCCTGCCCGACCAGGGTGAGGCGCGGGTCGCGCCACGTGCCGTCCAATGTCAGCTCGGCCTGCACCTCGCCGCGCGCCAAACGCAACCCGCCCGCCCAGGCTTCACCAAGGGTGGCCTGCCCCGCGAGCGCACCGCGGCCCTCCACGCGCCACGGCCGCGCGAAATACACGGCCAAACCGGCCTCGAGCGCCGCGTCCCACACCTCCACCACCGGGTACCCCTCCGCCATAAACGCCCGCAACGTGACCGGGCGGCCGTACACCTTAAGCGTTCCCTGGATCTCCTCGCTGAGTCGCCCGCGCATCACGCCGGAGACATCCAGCCCTAACGCAGCTGCGAGGGGGGCCAGATCAAGGGCCACGACCTCGAGATCCCCCCCAGCGTACCGCAGGGCCCCTTGGGGTAGGGTCAGTTCAGCGCGCAGCCCGTCCGCGTACGCGGCGCGCAGCGTGAGGGGCAGACCGGCCAGATCGCTTTGGGCCTCCAACACCGCCCGTGCCGCCTGCCCTTGCAAACGGCCCTCCAACACCCCCGCCCGCCCAGCGAGGCGGTAGGCCCACCGCACCTGCCCCTGGTAGGTCAGGCCCTCTCCCTCGAGCTCGAGCGGCCCGCGCAGCGCCCACACCTGCGAGGACAGGTCGGCCTCGAGCTGCCACGCGGCGGACTCGAGGAGGGGGAGGCGGTAGGTGCCCTTTCCCGTTACGCGCAGGGCCGTGAGGGGCCCCGCAAGCTCGAGGGTGCCTGCAACCCAGGGGTGCTCGAGCACCGCGCGCAGCTCCAGCGTGCTTCCGGTCCAGTACCCCTCGCCTTGCCCCCAGGGGCTCTCGAGCGTAAGGCGCGCGGCGCCGCTGCCCTTGGCCTGGAGGGTTCCGTAGGGACTGATCGCGCGCAGGTCCGCCTCCAGCACGCCGTTTTGACGCAGGGTGCCCTCCAGGGTAAGCGGCAACCCGATCGGGGTGAGGTCGAAGCCCTTGGCTTCCAGGCGTGCACTTGTTTCCGTGCCGCTTAGCGTGAGGGCGCCGTTACTGTGCAGGGTGCCGGCGTAGCGCAACGCAAGCCCCTGCCCCTCAAGGCGGACCTCCCCCGCAAAGGCTTCGGGGCGGACGGTCAGGGCGTACTCGAGCGCTGGAAGGTTCGCGCGCCCTTCAACGGTCACGCCGCCTAGCCTGGGGAGTTCCACCCGCCCCGCCAACGGCAGCGCCTCCCAAGGTCCAGCGCCTTCAAGGTGAAGGCCCTCTCCCTCCACCACGACCCGGCCTTCGGTGAGGCCGCCTTCCGCCTCAAGGCGGGCTGGGCGGCCCCATACCGTGAAGGGCAGGTCAAGCTGGAAGCGGGGAGCGCCCTCCGTCCAACGCACCCATCCCGTCCCCACGCGAGCCTCGCCCGCGCGGACCTCAACGTCCAGGGGCGTTAAGGCAAGGTACAGGCGGTCTGGAGGACGCAGCGTACCCAAAAGGCGCACTTCCGGCCAAAGGGTGCCCACAAGTTCGGCGTACCCCGCGGTGGTTACCTCGAGACGGCCCTCCACGCCTTTGAGGACGGCAGAGACCCACGGCGAATCCAGAGCGGCGCTCCCGGAGAACCCTTGGGCCGTGTATTCTAAATCCGCGTTGACGGTGAGCGCCCCGATGGCGGTGCGGCCCTTAAGCCGCGCGCGTCCGCCTGCCCACTCTAATTGCAGTTCGCCTGTTTGGAGTTGGAGCCCATTCATCGTGACCTGTCCGGTCAAGGGCAGGCGGCCTAGGGGGGTGCGCATCTGGCCGGAGAAGCGGGCGCCGTGCCCCTCCAGGACCCCGGCCAGTTCCACGGAGCGGCTGACGGCGGAGAGTTCGCCGCTCCAGCCGTTCCGGTAGCGCGCCTGGCCGGAGAGGTAGAACACCTCACCGAAACGCACCGGCAGGTCCTGCAGGGTCACGTCCAGGGTGCCGTCCCGGTAGGTGGCTTGTGCGTAGGGAGGGGCACGCACGTACCACACGCTCCCCTCCTGGACGACGTTTAGGGGCAACGAGAGGTAATCAGAGGTGTACTGCAGCTCGGCCTCGAGATGGTCCGTAAAGCGTCCGGTTCCCTGGAGCGCCCCAACAGCCAAAGGGAGGGGATCCAGCGCGAGCTCCAGGTCGCTCCACCGCCCCGCCACCCTAAGCGGCCCCAACCGGCCCGTGACCGTATCCCCCCGCCCCTGCAGGGTGCCCGTCAGGTCCACCATCCCCCCGAGCGGGAGCCGCACACCGGGTGCGCTCACCTCGACGCGGTAGCGGTCCGCCTCGCCCGTCCACCGCACCTCCGCCTGTCCGTCCAGCGGCCGGGGCCATACCAGCGTGCCGTGCCCGCGCGTCCGCACCCCCTCCCCCTCCAGTACGAAGGTGCTGCCCAACGAATCGGTCGCACGAGCCACGTACCCTTGGGTCCAGGTGAAGTCCACGGTGTACGTGCGGTCCACCCAAGCGCCTTGCAGCCGCGTAACCAAGCGAAACTCCGGCGCGAACTCCAGCACGCCGGTGTACTCGATCGGGTACCCCGAAAAGCGCCCCGTCCCTTGAAAAGCGCCATTTAAATGCAGGGTTTCCCAGCCTTCCCCCTCCAGCACCAACGGCCCTTCTCCATGCACGGGCAGGCGCACCCCGTACAGCCGCGCGAGCGCCTCGAGGCGCGGGGTTCCCTCAACCCGGAAAGTGTAGCGCGGCGTTTGGAGGTCCACCTCGCCCACGCCGCGCACCGGCCCGTCCAGCGAAGTCCCGGATAGATCCGCCTTGAAGCGCCCTTCGGCGTAATGCACCTCGCCCGTAACGGACTCTACAGGAAACCCCGCAACCTGGAGGGCGCCATCCTCGATCCGGGTCTGGCCGCTCCAAGCCCCGCGCTCGAACCGCCACTCCCCACGGAAACGTCCCTGCTGCACGCCATCCCACCAGTATCGGAAAACCCGCAAATCCCCGCTCGCCTGAAGCTCGAGGCTCGCCAAGCCCTTGAGGCGCAGGCCGCCCTCCACCTTGCCGTCCGGAAGCGCTGCAGTGAAGCGGTAACGGCTCCCTTCCGACCATAGATTCAAGTGTACTGGGGGCAAAGCATAGGCGCGCCCCTGGCGGAGGTGCACCTCGAGGCGGTCCAGGCTCAGGCTCGTAAGGTGAAGGGTAAGGGGCAGCGGGGCCGCGTCCGGCTGGGGCGCGACGAGCTCGTCCCAATCCAGGCTCACGACGCCCGAACCCAAGCGCACTTCGAGGGGCAGGGCGCGGCCCAGCAGGCTTAACAGACTGTAACTTAGGCTCAAGCGGTCCGCTTCAAGGGTAAACCCTGGTGCGGTGACGCGTAGATCCTCGAAGGTCAGGCCGGTGAGGGCGTACCCCCGCACACGGCTCCAGTGCGCTTCCCAGCCCAGCATGGCCGCACCGCGGTTCAACCCCCATTCCAGCAGTGGGGGGAACCCCGGAAGGGACAATACGAGCAAAAAGAGTAGGAAAAGCAGGCGGCGAAAGCGCACGTCTTAATCGTACTCCTCCGGGAACAATATAGATTAGAAGCATGCAGCGTCGAGTCGTCGTGTTGATTCGTGGACGGGTGCAAGGCGTGGGGTTTCGTGCGTTTGCTCAGAAGAAAGCATTGGAGTTAGGGCTGAGCGGGTACGCGGAAAACCTCAGCGATGGTCGGGTAGAGGTAGTGGCTGAGGGGGAGGAGGCGCTTCTAGAGCAGTTTTTGGCGTTTCTGCAGCAGGGGCCGCGCTTGAGCCGGGTTGAGGGAGTTGAGGTGCAGTGGAGCGAACCGAGCGGTCTACGGGGGTTTTACGTGTATTAAGGCGAGGTAAAAGGAAACCCCCCACCGTGGGGTGGGGGGTGGGGGTGTAGCGCGGGTCAGGGGTGTGGTGCTCCTTAGAAAGGAGGTGATCCAGCCGCACCTTCCGGTACAGCTACCTTGTTACGACTTCGCCCCAGTCGTGAGCCCCACCCTCGGCGCCTGCCCGTTAACGGGCTCCCGGCGACTTCAGGTGCAGCCCACTCCCATGGCGTGACGGGCGGTGTGTACAAGACCCGGGAACGTATTCACCGCGGCATGGCTGATCCGCGATTACTAGCGATTCCGCCTTCATGGAGTCGAGTTGCAGACTCCAATCCGAACTGGGACCGGGTTTGAGCGATTGGCTTCCCCTCGCGGGGTCGCAACGCGCTGTCCCGGCCATTGTAGCACGTGTGTCGCCCAGGCCGTAAGGGCCATGCTGACCAGACGTCGTCCCCGCCTTCCTCCCGCTTTCGCGGGCAGTCTCCCCAGAGTGCCCGGCCCAACCGCTGGCAACTGGGGACAGGGGTTGCGCTCGTTGCGGGACTTAACCCAACATCTCACGACACGAGCTGACGACGGCCATGCAGCACCTGTGTCCCGGCTCCCCAAACGGGGCACCCCCGGCTTTCACCAGGGTCCCGGGCATGTCAAGGCCTGGTAAGGTTCTTCGCGTTGCTTCGAATTAAACCACATGCTCCACCGCTTGTGCGGGTCCCCGTCAATTCCTTTGAGTTTCAGCCTTGCGGCCGTACTCCCCAGGCGGCGCGCTTAACGCGTTAGCTTCGGCGCCCAGCCCAAGCCGGACACCCAGCGCGCATCGTTTACGGCGTGGACTACCGGGGTATCTAATCCCGTTCGCTCCCCACGCTTTCGCGCCTCAGCGTCACAAACCGTCCAGGCAGCTGCCTTCGCTATCGGCGTTCCTCCCGGTATCTACGCATTTCACCGCTACTCCGGGAATTCCGCTGCCCCCTCCGGCCGTCAAGCCCCCCAGTATCCGGCGCGCCCCCACGGTTGAGCCGTGGTCTTTCACACCGGACTTAAGAGGCCGCCTACGCGCCCTTTACGCCCAGTAAATCCGGGTAACGCTCGCACCCTCCGTATTACCGCGGCTGCTGGCACGGAGTTGGCCGGTGCTATTACCCCGGTACCGTCATCCCCCCAAACAGGGGCTTTCGTCCCGGGTTCAGCGGTTTACACCCCGAAGGGCTTCCTCCCGCAAGCGGCGTCGCTCCGTCAGGCTTTCGCCCATTGCGGAAGATTCCTAACTGCTGCCTCCCGTAGGAGTGGGGCCCGTGTCTCAGTGCCCCTGTGGCCGGCCATCCTCTCAGACCGGCTACCCGTCGTCGCCTTGGTGAGCCCTTACCTCACCAACCAGCTGATGGGACGCAGGCCCATCCGGAAGCGGCTCGCGCCTTTAGACACGCCCCACAGGACGCGTCCACATGCGGGATTAGCCCGAGTTTCCCCGGGTTGTCCCCCACTTCCGGGTAGGTCACCTACGCGTTACTCACCCGTCCGCCGCTAGGAGCCCCCAGCAAAAAGCCAAAGACCCCCCGCTCGACTTGCATGTCTTAGGCACGCCGCCAGCGTTCACCCTGAGCCAGGATCAAACTCTCCATCACAATCAAAACGCCGCAACAACCGCAGCGTTACCCTCAAGCTCACTCCCTGACCCGCGCTTTCAAGATCCCCGCGCCGCTCATCGCAGCGCAAGGATGAGCATATCAAACCCCCCTGCCCCTGTCAAGCCTTGCCCTTACCCCCCCGGAAAGCCAAGAATAAAGCCCATGGCGCACCTCACCACCCCCGAAGCGGAATCCATCCTGGACACCCCCATCCCCGTACTCGACAAAGGCTTCGTGCGGCTGGTGGACTACATGGGCTCCGACCAACGCATCGTCCAAGCCGCCCGGGTCTCCTACGGCGCCGGAACCAAGACCGTACGCGAAGACGCCGCCCTCATCGACTACCTCATGCGCCACCGGCACACCAGCCCCTTCGAGATGGTGGAGTTCACCTTCCACATCAAGGCCCCCATCTTCGTGGCGCGCCAATGGTTCCGGCACCGCACCGCCTCCATTAACGAGGTCAGCGCCCGCTACTCCGTCATGCCGGACGAGTTCTACACCCCCGCCCCCGACGCGCTCCGCGCGCAGAGCTCCAAGAACAAACAGGTCGGCGAAGGCCCCCTCCCCCCCGAGGTCGCTCAAACAGCCAGTCAAACCATCGCCCAGGCCCAAGAACGCGCCTACCAGACCTACCAGGCGCTCCTCGAGCAAGGCGTGGCCCGCGAGCTCGCCCGCGAGGTCCTCCCCGTGGGGCTATACACCGAGTTCTACTGGAAGCAGGACCTCCACAACCTCTTCCACTTCCTCAAACTCCGGCTCGACTGGCACGCCCAACACGAAATCCGCGCCTACGCCAAAGCGATCGCTGGGATCGTGCAGCGGGTCGTGCCCCTCGCCTACGCCGCCTTCGAAGAACACCTCCTGGGCGGCGCCCTCCTCAGCCGCACCGAGCTCGCCGCCCTCCGAAACCTGATCGACCCCGAAGCGTACCGCCAAGCCCTCGAGGCCCAAGGCCTGAAACCTAGCCGGGTGCGCGAAGCGCTGGAAAAGATCTTTGGCGAAACCGAGTAACGCCTCACGCGCCGTTCGGGGCCATGGGGTACGACCCCAGGACCTTCACGAACGACGCCCGCCGCAACAAGGCCAACAGGGCCTGGGCCGGGGCGGGGTCCTCCACGTGCCCCTCGAAATCCACGTAGAACACGTAGCTCCAGGGCCGGTCCCTTCGGGGGCGGGACTCGAGCTTGGTCAGGTTCACGCGGTGCTCCGCGAACCCCTGCAATACCTCCAACAACCCCCCGGGGCTGTGCCCGAGCCGCTGGCGCAGCGCGAAGACCACGCTGGTCTTGTGCGGCCCCTCCCCCCGAGGCCGTTCCTGCGTGGCGAGCACGAAAAAACGCGTGTAGTTGAACTCGAAGTCCTCGATGCCTTCCGCGAGGACCTCAAGGCCATAACGTTCGGCTGCCCGGCGCGAGGCGATCGCCGCCACGCCCGGCTCGGGGTGCTGGGCGAGTTGCCGGGCGGCCCCCGCCGTGTCGTATACTGGCACGCCTTCCAGGTGGTAGCGCGCGAGGAAGCCGTCGCACTGCGCGAGGGCCTGGGGGTGGCTGATGACGCGCCGGACCTCCTCGATCCGGGTGCCTTTGGGAGCGACCAGGCAGTGCTGGACCCGGAGGATCACCTCGCCCACCACGTGCAGGTCGTGCTCGAGGAGGAGGTCGTAGGTTTGGTTGATGCTCCCGGCCAAGGAGTTCTCGACCGGAACCACGCCGCAGTGCACCGCGCCCCCCGCGACCGCCTCGAAGACCTCGTGGAAGGTGGCGTACCCTACCGTTTCCGCGTCGGGGTACGCCGTGAGGGCCGCAGCTTCGCTGAACGCACCTTCCGCCCCCTGGTACGCCACGCGTGTCATGCCCCTAAGTATACTGAAACCCGTGATTCGCTTCCTTCAAGGCCGACTCGTGGATAAGCGCGAGGACCGCGCGGTCATCCTCACCGGGGGGATCGGGTTCGAGGTGTGGTGCCCCACCCCGACGCTCGAAACCCTGCGCGAGGGGGAGGAGGTCGCGCTCCACACGCGGCTCGTGGTGCGCGAGGACGGGTTCACGCTGTACGGGTTTCATGACCCCGTTTACCTCGAGCTCTTCGACCTCCTGACCTCGGTCTCAGGGGTCGGCCCGCGCGTGGCCCTCGGGATGCTCGCGGCCCTCCCCCCCAGCCTTCTCGGCCGCGCGGTCGCGGAAGGGGACGCAAAAGCCCTCACCGCAGCCCCTGGGGTGGGGAAACGCCTCGCGGAACGGATCGTGCTCGAGCTGCGGCACAAGATCCCCGCGCACCTCACCGCCGGTGGGGGCGCGCACCGCGCGAACCCGAACGCGCACGAGGCGATCGAGGCCCTCGCCGCCCTGGGGTTCCGCGAGGCGCAGGTCCGCACGGTAGTAGGTACCCTCGCGGCACAAGACCCGGAAGCGCCGGTAGAGGAGTTGATTCGCCGGGCGTTGCGCCAGCTGCGCTAAAGCGCCGCGGGTATAATGGCGGGCAAAGATGTTTCGTAAAAGAAGGCGGTATCAAGAACCCGTTGATATACTGGCTGAATTTAATGAGGCGCTGCTTTCTTCCCTGGAGCTCAGGCCTGTCCTGCGCCATCTGCTCGAAGCCGCCCTCGAGACCCTGAACGCGGAACGCACCGCGGTCTTCCTGTACCGCTCGGAAACGGACGAGCTGCGGGGGGAGGTGGCCACCGGGCGCGGGCAAAACTATACCGTCTCCGCCATCGCCCTGCCCGTGCGCACGCCTGGTGCCATCCAGGACGCGTTCTTCGCCCCGCCAGAAGGCTTTCTCCAGGACGGCGAGTACCTCGTGCCCATCATCGAGCAGGAAGCTCCAGCCGGAGGACGGCCCCTGTGCTGGATCGACCCTCCCCAGCGCTGCAACCTCACCCCTAGAATCACTTACGAGGACCGCCCGAAGATCTGCCCGCGCTGCCCTCACTTCGGCAGCCTCGGGGTGCTCTCCGTGGAAGGGCGGCTCGAGGAGGAAGCTGAACACCTGCTCCCGGTCATGGCCCGCTCCACCGCCCTCGCGGTGCGGAACGCCCGGGTTTTTGAAGAGGTGCAGCTGCACCGCGAGGAGCTCTCCCGT
This region of Marinithermus hydrothermalis DSM 14884 genomic DNA includes:
- a CDS encoding translocation/assembly module TamB domain-containing protein, translating into MNRGAAMLGWEAHWSRVRGYALTGLTFEDLRVTAPGFTLEADRLSLSYSLLSLLGRALPLEVRLGSGVVSLDWDELVAPQPDAAPLPLTLHLTSLSLDRLEVHLRQGRAYALPPVHLNLWSEGSRYRFTAALPDGKVEGGLRLKGLASLELQASGDLRVFRYWWDGVQQGRFRGEWRFERGAWSGQTRIEDGALQVAGFPVESVTGEVHYAEGRFKADLSGTSLDGPVRGVGEVDLQTPRYTFRVEGTPRLEALARLYGVRLPVHGEGPLVLEGEGWETLHLNGAFQGTGRFSGYPIEYTGVLEFAPEFRLVTRLQGAWVDRTYTVDFTWTQGYVARATDSLGSTFVLEGEGVRTRGHGTLVWPRPLDGQAEVRWTGEADRYRVEVSAPGVRLPLGGMVDLTGTLQGRGDTVTGRLGPLRVAGRWSDLELALDPLPLAVGALQGTGRFTDHLEAELQYTSDYLSLPLNVVQEGSVWYVRAPPYAQATYRDGTLDVTLQDLPVRFGEVFYLSGQARYRNGWSGELSAVSRSVELAGVLEGHGARFSGQMRTPLGRLPLTGQVTMNGLQLQTGELQLEWAGGRARLKGRTAIGALTVNADLEYTAQGFSGSAALDSPWVSAVLKGVEGRLEVTTAGYAELVGTLWPEVRLLGTLRPPDRLYLALTPLDVEVRAGEARVGTGWVRWTEGAPRFQLDLPFTVWGRPARLEAEGGLTEGRVVVEGEGLHLEGAGPWEALPLAGRVELPRLGGVTVEGRANLPALEYALTVRPEAFAGEVRLEGQGLALRYAGTLHSNGALTLSGTETSARLEAKGFDLTPIGLPLTLEGTLRQNGVLEADLRAISPYGTLQAKGSGAARLTLESPWGQGEGYWTGSTLELRAVLEHPWVAGTLELAGPLTALRVTGKGTYRLPLLESAAWQLEADLSSQVWALRGPLELEGEGLTYQGQVRWAYRLAGRAGVLEGRLQGQAARAVLEAQSDLAGLPLTLRAAYADGLRAELTLPQGALRYAGGDLEVVALDLAPLAAALGLDVSGVMRGRLSEEIQGTLKVYGRPVTLRAFMAEGYPVVEVWDAALEAGLAVYFARPWRVEGRGALAGQATLGEAWAGGLRLARGEVQAELTLDGTWRDPRLTLVGQGYGVQASAEMRGVTVHLTAQGRGVQLSAQGAWDTARYQGEVRYTAPLFSGLLQFSGTGLRYEGSGYLVSHAYLKQAGPLRLSGEGTAWRLTWSGPVQITARGAPRLAALEVRGLGTVEVPGAGALRFNGDLTYNGRFSGEAELEGPDTALMLQGLGERLRAEGTLRGAQLQLGVRSDLSLEGYLTYAGGWGGRRLALEAAASGSLNAPRVEGTGRLEGQGAVLVLTFGYDHGFWGRLEGEGVTARLDRGSLTVTADDWDLAPFVGAPLVLEARGEGAWETFVLPLEVRGPGLALKGEARLQPTRLELSGTVRRGAVRFSADAEGVNLTLDLPDPEVRGGVAWQPGVGFSGALQLSLALPGGGVAGTVDLDQGHARLEGYGAWRGTLELGLDGAPTLQANLAGPYGTAEGWLQFGAAYQGRMDLEIAGWGGVRLEGGEAGLTLQGTGGLAPLTAELRKDPLRLDWRYVGDLPRGWGALDATGTWPGAWLEGVYRYADRQVTLHGEGDRLVLKGEGLEGEVRREGLDLRLEGFGLGPLALNGTLQGAWRAVQVALDWQAGGMSGAVRGGYDGALQLELTGDVAGTLRYDTAWRGEVVVPGGRLTVEGRGAPVLEGRVYGVPVRLSASALALGGLRVDWRARTAAGSWRYAGISFTGAGSEIRATYPVGPGRLEGRFSLKDLSLTVTPEGIGSGALRYRNGVAGAVTLELYGFQARMEGEGNGIRLTGQHEVAVGLPWKTASLEGWLGLDGTWRFAYRADGVQLEGEGQRLEGRLRFESPWGNGSLQRDKRWTGALELAEFPIRGLGATATVSLRVEDGRLKGSGRVRGELGEATFTVGGVLDGYALREARLEADAAAIRVEALPGVARILPHVAGRMDGTLAYAQGRWSGRLVSREVRIAGEAVPLTMRFSWGGSEGTAEVQLGESRFTIGLTHGVLSVKGQWVRFPLHLALAAWAGPVEGQAFWTGAVRLELPLADPRRATVVAAGEQVRLVGGGNELVGQAVLRFVDGTLFVERLDIQGTGSWQGHGYWSPRDADLELVLRDTVFTPVLRLIPGMNRYAPSASGTVTVRAKGRTTEVALEGLRFALGPVSGSFAQGRITYDGDRLQAQGEATLAQPYPVRARLSAEGTLQAFEARGAGEATLPGVGRLTNLEARLVYPDLELTVQSSTAALEGRLSPLALRLVGRLPVTYPQGYLREGWVEADLTLRAQDGVYRLGGAVEVQRAVLAFPEERREVVFREGRSALPLVFDRVRIQAEGGVILQETLAQGELGGQVFLAGSAANPFLSGEVRALRGSFFLGEHRFEVTEGTLRFSPSDGLFPEVNLTARTRLAVDGRPITVFLSAEGRFVREDGSRRLVLEPHLRSDPPYDERVLYALLTLGTTRLAEVPIELTQGALSAAVESLVIGQLERELARALGLDVLRVEAPVLTGGDLAETRFTIGKYLSPDLFLGYRVDLQGNQLVSLEYRAEGARFVAEGDVSRSPRLNFSVSYALERDVDLFFQIEGANEVEGSEVSFGFEWRF
- a CDS encoding acylphosphatase, which gives rise to MQRRVVVLIRGRVQGVGFRAFAQKKALELGLSGYAENLSDGRVEVVAEGEEALLEQFLAFLQQGPRLSRVEGVEVQWSEPSGLRGFYVY
- the thyX gene encoding FAD-dependent thymidylate synthase, producing the protein MAHLTTPEAESILDTPIPVLDKGFVRLVDYMGSDQRIVQAARVSYGAGTKTVREDAALIDYLMRHRHTSPFEMVEFTFHIKAPIFVARQWFRHRTASINEVSARYSVMPDEFYTPAPDALRAQSSKNKQVGEGPLPPEVAQTASQTIAQAQERAYQTYQALLEQGVARELAREVLPVGLYTEFYWKQDLHNLFHFLKLRLDWHAQHEIRAYAKAIAGIVQRVVPLAYAAFEEHLLGGALLSRTELAALRNLIDPEAYRQALEAQGLKPSRVREALEKIFGETE
- the pheA gene encoding prephenate dehydratase, with the protein product MTRVAYQGAEGAFSEAAALTAYPDAETVGYATFHEVFEAVAGGAVHCGVVPVENSLAGSINQTYDLLLEHDLHVVGEVILRVQHCLVAPKGTRIEEVRRVISHPQALAQCDGFLARYHLEGVPVYDTAGAARQLAQHPEPGVAAIASRRAAERYGLEVLAEGIEDFEFNYTRFFVLATQERPRGEGPHKTSVVFALRQRLGHSPGGLLEVLQGFAEHRVNLTKLESRPRRDRPWSYVFYVDFEGHVEDPAPAQALLALLRRASFVKVLGSYPMAPNGA
- the ruvA gene encoding Holliday junction branch migration protein RuvA, yielding MIRFLQGRLVDKREDRAVILTGGIGFEVWCPTPTLETLREGEEVALHTRLVVREDGFTLYGFHDPVYLELFDLLTSVSGVGPRVALGMLAALPPSLLGRAVAEGDAKALTAAPGVGKRLAERIVLELRHKIPAHLTAGGGAHRANPNAHEAIEALAALGFREAQVRTVVGTLAAQDPEAPVEELIRRALRQLR
- a CDS encoding GAF domain-containing protein: MFRKRRRYQEPVDILAEFNEALLSSLELRPVLRHLLEAALETLNAERTAVFLYRSETDELRGEVATGRGQNYTVSAIALPVRTPGAIQDAFFAPPEGFLQDGEYLVPIIEQEAPAGGRPLCWIDPPQRCNLTPRITYEDRPKICPRCPHFGSLGVLSVEGRLEEEAEHLLPVMARSTALAVRNARVFEEVQLHREELSRHAQQLELINDLARKVIRNLNLADILRTLAARLHKDFGYYRVTIAINQNGTLRGYLTLVEGREYWTRERTRIHIPITQSDDPFARAARSRRPVIAQTEDLPPLGGRHLHGVRAHHGLHPDLRRRRSDRRGGRGLRAKRPACRRRGTELHRDPGEYRWHRDQKRPSLPGA